In one window of Paenarthrobacter nicotinovorans DNA:
- the rpsJ gene encoding 30S ribosomal protein S10, whose product MAGQKIRIRLKSYDHEVIDVSARKIVETVTRAGATVVGPVPLPTEKNVYCVIRSPHKYKDSREHFEMRTHKRLIDIIDPTPKAVDSLMRLDLPADVNIEIKL is encoded by the coding sequence ATGGCGGGACAAAAAATCCGCATCCGGCTGAAGTCATATGACCACGAGGTCATTGATGTTTCAGCGCGGAAGATCGTTGAGACGGTCACGCGCGCAGGCGCAACGGTAGTCGGCCCGGTGCCGCTGCCCACGGAGAAGAACGTTTACTGCGTTATTCGCTCTCCTCACAAGTACAAGGACAGCCGTGAGCACTTCGAAATGCGTACTCACAAGCGTCTGATCGACATCATCGACCCCACGCCGAAGGCCGTTGACTCGCTTATGCGTCTCGACCTGCCTGCAGACGTGAACATCGAAATCAAGCTCTAG
- the rplC gene encoding 50S ribosomal protein L3: MTATRNVKGLLGTKLGMTQVWDENNKLIPVTVVQADSNVITQLRNADVDGYVAVQIGYGQIDPRKVTKPLAGHFEKAGVTPRRHVVELRTADAASYELGQELSVEIFEAGQKIDVVGTSKGKGFAGVMKRHGFHGVGASHGAHKNHRKPGSIGGASTPSRVFKGLKMAGRMGAERHTTLNLTVHAVDVEKSLLLIKGAVPGARGQVVLVRTAVKGA, encoded by the coding sequence ATGACCGCAACCCGTAACGTAAAGGGCCTGCTGGGCACGAAGCTCGGCATGACCCAGGTCTGGGACGAGAACAACAAGCTCATCCCGGTAACTGTCGTCCAGGCTGACTCCAACGTCATCACGCAGCTGCGAAACGCAGATGTCGATGGCTATGTCGCCGTCCAGATCGGCTACGGCCAGATCGACCCCCGCAAGGTCACCAAGCCGCTGGCTGGTCACTTTGAAAAGGCTGGCGTTACCCCTCGCCGCCACGTCGTCGAACTGCGTACCGCAGACGCCGCATCCTACGAGCTGGGCCAGGAGCTCTCTGTTGAGATCTTCGAAGCCGGCCAGAAGATCGACGTCGTCGGCACCTCCAAGGGTAAGGGCTTCGCCGGTGTTATGAAGCGTCACGGCTTCCACGGCGTTGGCGCTTCCCACGGTGCCCACAAGAACCACCGTAAGCCTGGCTCCATCGGTGGCGCATCCACCCCGAGCCGCGTCTTCAAGGGCCTGAAAATGGCCGGCCGCATGGGCGCCGAGCGTCACACCACGCTGAACCTCACGGTTCACGCTGTTGACGTTGAGAAGTCGCTGCTCCTTATCAAGGGTGCCGTCCCCGGTGCCCGCGGCCAGGTCGTACTCGTACGCACCGCCGTGAAGGGAGCCTAG
- the rpsQ gene encoding 30S ribosomal protein S17 — translation MSEKETVTEAAASAEQRGYRKTRRGYVVSDKMEKTIVVQVEDRVKHALYGKVIRRTSKIKAHDEENTAGIGDLVLISETRPLSATKRWRLVEILEKAK, via the coding sequence GTGAGCGAGAAGGAAACTGTGACGGAAGCAGCAGCCAGCGCTGAACAGCGCGGTTACCGTAAGACGCGTCGCGGCTACGTTGTCTCTGACAAGATGGAAAAGACCATCGTTGTTCAGGTTGAAGACCGCGTAAAGCACGCTCTGTACGGCAAGGTTATTCGCCGCACCTCGAAGATCAAGGCTCACGACGAAGAGAACACCGCCGGCATCGGCGACCTCGTTCTCATCTCTGAGACCCGCCCGCTGTCCGCTACCAAGCGGTGGCGTCTGGTGGAGATCCTCGAAAAGGCCAAGTAA
- the rplB gene encoding 50S ribosomal protein L2: MGIRKYKPTTPGRRGSSVADFAEITRSTPEKSLLRPLHKTGGRNNSGKITTRHKGGGHKRQYRLIDFRRHDKDGINARVAEIEYDPNRTARIALLHYVDGTKRYIIAPNKLSQGDFVEAGPDADIKPGNNLPLRNIPVGTVIHAVELRPGGGAKMARSAGASVQLVAKEGRFAQLRLPSGEIRNVDVRCRATVGEVGNAEQSNINWGKAGRMRWKGVRPTVRGVAMNPVDHPHGGGEGKTSGGRHPVNPNGKPEGRTRRPNKESDKLIVRRRRTGKNKR; this comes from the coding sequence ATGGGAATCCGTAAATACAAGCCGACTACCCCGGGCCGTCGCGGCTCGAGCGTAGCCGACTTTGCTGAAATCACGCGATCGACTCCGGAAAAGTCGTTGCTGCGTCCGCTGCACAAGACCGGCGGCCGTAACAACTCCGGTAAGATCACCACCCGTCACAAGGGTGGTGGGCACAAGCGCCAGTACCGTCTGATCGACTTCCGTCGTCACGACAAGGACGGCATCAACGCCCGCGTTGCCGAAATCGAGTACGACCCGAACCGCACGGCTCGCATCGCACTCCTGCACTACGTTGATGGCACCAAGCGTTACATCATCGCCCCCAACAAGCTGTCCCAGGGTGACTTCGTCGAGGCTGGCCCCGACGCTGACATCAAGCCGGGCAACAACCTGCCGCTGCGCAACATCCCGGTTGGTACCGTAATCCACGCAGTTGAACTGCGTCCGGGTGGCGGCGCCAAGATGGCACGTTCCGCAGGTGCTTCGGTACAGCTCGTTGCCAAGGAAGGCCGTTTCGCCCAGCTGCGTCTGCCCTCCGGTGAAATCCGCAACGTTGACGTGCGCTGCCGCGCAACCGTCGGCGAGGTCGGCAACGCCGAGCAGTCGAACATCAACTGGGGCAAGGCCGGCCGCATGCGCTGGAAGGGCGTTCGCCCGACCGTCCGTGGTGTAGCCATGAACCCGGTTGACCACCCGCACGGTGGTGGTGAAGGTAAGACTTCCGGTGGACGTCACCCGGTTAACCCGAACGGCAAGCCTGAGGGCCGTACCCGCCGTCCGAACAAAGAGAGCGACAAGCTTATTGTTCGTCGCCGCCGTACTGGCAAGAACAAGCGATAG
- the rplP gene encoding 50S ribosomal protein L16 produces MLIPRRVKHRKQHHPGRSGAATGGTKVSFGEYGIQALSPAYVTNRQIESARIAMTRHIKRGGKVWINIYPDRPLTKKPAETRMGSGKGSPEWWVANVKPGRVLFELSGVNEEVAREALRLAIHKLPLKARIVRREGGE; encoded by the coding sequence ATGCTTATCCCACGTCGAGTCAAGCACCGTAAGCAGCACCACCCGGGTCGTTCCGGCGCTGCTACGGGCGGCACCAAGGTCAGCTTCGGTGAGTACGGTATCCAGGCCCTGAGCCCGGCATACGTAACCAACCGTCAGATCGAGTCCGCTCGTATCGCGATGACCCGCCACATCAAGCGTGGCGGCAAGGTCTGGATCAACATCTACCCGGACCGTCCGCTGACGAAGAAGCCTGCTGAAACCCGTATGGGTTCCGGTAAGGGTTCTCCGGAATGGTGGGTCGCAAACGTCAAGCCGGGCCGGGTTCTCTTCGAACTCTCCGGTGTCAATGAAGAGGTAGCTCGCGAGGCCCTGCGCCTGGCAATCCACAAGCTGCCGTTGAAGGCACGCATTGTGCGTCGCGAAGGTGGTGAATAG
- the rplV gene encoding 50S ribosomal protein L22, giving the protein MEAKAIARHIRVTPMKARRVVNLVRGKQANEALAILKFAPQAASEPVFKVLQSAMANARVLADRDGVAFDDSDLFISEAFVDEGPTMKRFQPRAQGRAYRIRKRTSHITLVVATPEKEEAR; this is encoded by the coding sequence ATGGAAGCCAAGGCTATTGCGCGTCACATCCGCGTAACGCCTATGAAGGCCCGGCGCGTCGTCAACCTTGTTCGTGGTAAGCAAGCGAATGAGGCTCTGGCAATTCTGAAGTTTGCCCCCCAGGCAGCTTCGGAGCCGGTATTCAAGGTACTTCAGTCGGCAATGGCCAACGCACGTGTCCTCGCGGACCGTGACGGCGTTGCATTCGACGACAGCGACCTGTTCATCAGCGAAGCATTCGTTGATGAAGGCCCGACCATGAAGCGGTTCCAGCCGCGTGCCCAAGGCCGCGCCTACCGCATCAGGAAGCGGACCAGCCACATCACGTTGGTCGTGGCAACCCCCGAGAAAGAGGAGGCTCGCTAA
- the rpsS gene encoding 30S ribosomal protein S19 — MPRSLKKGPFVDQHLFVKVARENDKGTKNVIKTWSRRSMIIPDMLGHTIAVHDGRKHIPVFVTESMVGHKLGEFAPTRTFRGHVKDDRKGKRR; from the coding sequence ATGCCACGCAGCCTGAAAAAAGGTCCTTTCGTTGACCAGCACCTCTTTGTGAAGGTCGCACGGGAAAACGATAAGGGCACCAAGAACGTCATCAAGACCTGGTCCCGTCGTTCGATGATCATCCCCGACATGCTCGGGCACACGATCGCCGTACACGACGGACGCAAGCACATCCCGGTGTTTGTCACAGAGTCGATGGTCGGGCACAAGCTCGGCGAATTCGCTCCCACGCGGACATTCCGCGGCCATGTTAAGGACGACCGTAAGGGCAAGCGCCGCTAA
- the rplN gene encoding 50S ribosomal protein L14 has product MIQQESRLKVADNTGAKEILTIRVLGGSGRRYAGIGDVIVATVKDAIPGGNVKKGDVVKAVIVRTKKERRRADGSYIKFDENAAVILKNDGDPRGTRIFGPVGRELRDKKFMKIVSLAPEVL; this is encoded by the coding sequence TTGATTCAGCAGGAGTCGCGACTCAAGGTCGCCGACAACACGGGTGCTAAGGAAATCCTTACCATTCGCGTTCTCGGTGGATCCGGTCGTCGCTACGCAGGCATCGGCGACGTCATCGTCGCCACCGTCAAGGACGCTATCCCTGGCGGCAACGTAAAGAAGGGTGACGTCGTCAAGGCTGTCATCGTTCGTACCAAGAAGGAACGCCGCCGTGCGGATGGTTCCTACATCAAGTTTGACGAAAACGCAGCTGTGATCCTGAAGAACGACGGTGACCCCCGCGGTACCCGTATCTTCGGCCCGGTTGGTCGTGAACTTCGCGACAAGAAGTTCATGAAGATCGTTTCGCTGGCCCCGGAGGTGCTTTAG
- the rpsH gene encoding 30S ribosomal protein S8, whose protein sequence is MTMTDPVADMLTRLRNANSAYHDTVSMPYSKLKARVADILKAEGYIAGWKEEDAEVGKKLTIDLKFGPNRERSIAGVRRISKPGLRVYAKSTNLPHVLGGLGIAILSTSSGLLTDKQAGKKGVGGEVLAYVW, encoded by the coding sequence ATGACTATGACAGATCCTGTCGCAGACATGCTCACGCGTCTGCGCAATGCAAACTCGGCATACCACGACACCGTGTCCATGCCGTATAGCAAACTGAAGGCACGCGTTGCCGACATCCTGAAGGCTGAAGGCTACATTGCCGGCTGGAAGGAAGAGGACGCCGAGGTTGGCAAGAAGCTGACCATCGACCTGAAGTTCGGTCCGAACCGCGAGCGTTCCATCGCTGGCGTCCGCCGCATCTCCAAGCCGGGTCTCCGCGTTTACGCGAAGTCCACCAACCTGCCTCACGTGCTGGGTGGCCTGGGTATCGCAATCCTGTCCACCTCTTCCGGCCTCCTGACTGACAAGCAGGCCGGCAAGAAGGGCGTGGGCGGCGAAGTCCTCGCGTACGTCTGGTAA
- the rpsC gene encoding 30S ribosomal protein S3 has protein sequence MGQKVNPHGFRLGITTDHVSHWFADSTKPGQRYKDFVREDIKIRQLMSTGMERAGIAKVEIERTRDRVRVDIHTARPGIVIGRRGAEADRIRGELEKLTGKQVQLNILEVKNPEMEAQLVAQGIAEQLTSRVAFRRAMKKAMQSAQRAGAKGIRVACSGRLGGAEMSRSEFYREGRVPLHTLRANIDYGFYEAKTTFGRIGVKVWIYKGDVTAKELAQQAAAAPSRGRAGDRPGRPGGDRRRRNDRPAAEAAPAAVEAPAAEAAAPAAEGGQA, from the coding sequence GTGGGACAGAAAGTAAACCCGCACGGGTTCCGACTCGGCATCACCACCGACCACGTTTCGCACTGGTTCGCTGACAGCACCAAGCCCGGACAGCGCTACAAGGACTTCGTCCGCGAGGACATCAAGATCCGTCAGCTCATGTCCACCGGCATGGAGCGCGCCGGCATCGCCAAGGTCGAGATCGAGCGCACCCGTGACCGTGTCCGCGTGGATATCCACACGGCACGCCCGGGCATCGTCATCGGTCGCCGCGGCGCCGAAGCAGACCGCATCCGCGGCGAGCTCGAAAAGCTCACCGGCAAGCAGGTCCAGCTGAACATCCTCGAGGTCAAGAACCCCGAGATGGAAGCACAGCTTGTTGCCCAGGGCATCGCTGAGCAGCTGACTTCCCGCGTGGCTTTCCGCCGTGCGATGAAGAAGGCAATGCAGTCCGCACAGCGTGCGGGTGCCAAGGGCATCCGTGTTGCTTGCTCGGGTCGTCTGGGTGGCGCAGAAATGTCCCGCTCGGAGTTCTACCGCGAAGGCCGTGTGCCCCTGCACACCCTCCGCGCGAACATCGACTACGGCTTCTACGAAGCCAAGACCACCTTCGGCCGCATCGGTGTGAAGGTTTGGATCTACAAGGGTGACGTAACCGCCAAGGAACTGGCTCAGCAGGCAGCTGCTGCTCCGTCCCGTGGCCGTGCAGGAGACCGCCCGGGCCGCCCGGGTGGCGACCGCCGTCGTCGTAACGACCGTCCGGCAGCTGAGGCAGCACCTGCTGCCGTTGAAGCACCGGCCGCTGAAGCTGCTGCCCCCGCAGCAGAAGGAGGACAGGCTTAA
- the rplW gene encoding 50S ribosomal protein L23, with product MSVTTIKDPRDVVLAPVVSEKSYGLIDEGKYTFLVDPRSNKTEIKLAVEKIFSVKVDSINTINRAGKRKRTKFGWGQRKSTKRAIVTLKEGTIDIFGGPLA from the coding sequence GTGAGCGTAACCACCATCAAGGATCCGCGCGACGTCGTGCTTGCACCCGTCGTTTCGGAAAAGAGCTACGGTCTGATCGACGAAGGCAAGTACACCTTCCTGGTGGACCCTCGCTCGAACAAGACCGAGATCAAGCTGGCCGTAGAGAAGATCTTCTCGGTCAAAGTTGACTCGATCAACACCATCAACCGTGCCGGTAAGCGCAAGCGCACCAAATTCGGCTGGGGACAGCGCAAGAGCACCAAGCGTGCGATTGTCACCCTCAAAGAAGGCACAATCGACATCTTCGGCGGTCCGCTCGCGTAG
- the rplX gene encoding 50S ribosomal protein L24, whose translation MAKIKKGDLVQVITGAKQERGGDRGKQGKVLRVFPATNRVLVEGINRVTKHTKVGQSQRGTKTGGIEVVEAPIHVSNVALVDPSTKKPTRVGFRLDTVEKDGATKTVRIRVSKATGKDI comes from the coding sequence ATGGCTAAGATCAAGAAGGGTGACCTCGTTCAGGTCATCACCGGCGCCAAGCAGGAACGCGGCGGCGACCGCGGCAAGCAGGGCAAGGTCCTGCGCGTATTCCCGGCCACCAACCGCGTGCTGGTAGAGGGAATCAACCGCGTCACCAAGCACACCAAGGTCGGTCAGTCGCAGCGCGGCACCAAGACCGGTGGCATCGAGGTCGTTGAGGCCCCGATCCACGTTTCCAACGTTGCTCTGGTTGACCCGTCGACCAAGAAGCCGACCCGTGTTGGTTTCCGTCTCGACACCGTTGAGAAGGATGGCGCTACCAAGACCGTCCGTATCCGCGTGTCCAAGGCCACCGGGAAGGACATCTGA
- the rplE gene encoding 50S ribosomal protein L5, which yields MSETLSETTVANKIVPRLKTKYAETIKKSLQDEFNYANVNQVPRLVKVVVNMGVGDAAKDSKLIDGAVRDLTLITGQKPQVTKARKSIAQFKLREGMPIGAHATLRGDRMWEFVDRLVSLALPRIRDFRGLNGKQFDGNGNYTFGLTEQVMFHEIDQDSIDRVRGMDITVVTTAKTDDEGRALLKALGFPFKTEN from the coding sequence ATGAGTGAAACACTGTCTGAGACCACTGTCGCAAACAAGATCGTTCCGCGTCTGAAGACGAAGTACGCAGAGACCATCAAGAAGTCGCTGCAGGACGAATTCAACTACGCGAACGTGAACCAGGTTCCCCGCCTGGTGAAGGTTGTTGTGAACATGGGTGTTGGAGATGCCGCCAAGGACTCCAAGCTGATCGACGGCGCTGTCCGCGACCTCACCCTCATCACCGGCCAGAAGCCGCAGGTAACCAAGGCCCGCAAGTCGATCGCACAGTTCAAGCTGCGCGAAGGCATGCCGATCGGTGCACACGCAACTCTGCGTGGAGACCGCATGTGGGAATTCGTGGATCGTCTGGTTTCGCTGGCTCTGCCGCGTATCCGTGACTTCCGCGGCCTCAACGGCAAGCAGTTCGACGGTAACGGCAACTACACCTTCGGTCTGACCGAGCAGGTTATGTTCCACGAAATCGACCAGGACTCCATCGACCGCGTACGCGGCATGGACATCACGGTTGTCACCACCGCCAAGACCGACGACGAAGGCCGCGCGCTGCTCAAGGCGCTTGGTTTCCCGTTCAAGACCGAAAACTAA
- the rpmC gene encoding 50S ribosomal protein L29 yields MAVGSKDLAPAQLDGFDNERLVEELRKSKEELFNLRFQSATGQLENHGRLRAVKKDIARIYTVLRERELGIRAEVAAPVVEAKEEKKSKKAAKAEKAEVEAGEDAK; encoded by the coding sequence ATGGCAGTAGGGTCGAAGGATCTCGCACCCGCACAGCTGGACGGTTTCGACAACGAGCGTCTCGTTGAAGAACTCCGCAAGTCCAAGGAAGAGCTGTTCAACCTGCGTTTCCAGTCCGCCACCGGACAGCTGGAGAACCACGGTCGCCTGCGCGCGGTAAAGAAGGACATCGCACGCATCTACACCGTTCTCCGTGAGCGCGAGCTGGGCATTCGTGCCGAGGTTGCCGCACCGGTTGTGGAAGCCAAGGAAGAAAAGAAGTCCAAGAAGGCTGCCAAGGCTGAAAAGGCCGAGGTTGAAGCTGGAGAGGACGCCAAGTGA
- the rplD gene encoding 50S ribosomal protein L4, with protein MTSTVKVDLPAEIFDVQTNVPLLHQVVVAQLAAARQGTHKTKTRAEVSGAGRKPFKQKGTGRARQGSIRAPHMTGGGVVHGPTPRDYSQRTPKKMKAAALRGALSDRARNGRIHVIAELVAGTKPSAKDALASLRSVTERKNLLVVIERANDVAALSVRNLQDVHVLYADQLNTYDVLISDDVVFTKAAFEAFVADKAKNEEASK; from the coding sequence ATGACTAGCACTGTCAAGGTAGACCTGCCTGCAGAGATCTTCGACGTCCAGACCAACGTGCCGCTGCTGCACCAGGTCGTCGTCGCACAGCTCGCTGCTGCTCGCCAGGGTACTCACAAGACGAAGACCCGCGCCGAGGTTTCCGGTGCAGGTCGCAAGCCGTTCAAGCAGAAGGGCACCGGCCGCGCCCGTCAGGGTTCCATCCGTGCTCCTCACATGACCGGCGGTGGCGTTGTCCACGGTCCGACACCTCGTGACTACAGCCAGCGCACCCCCAAGAAGATGAAGGCTGCTGCACTCCGCGGCGCCCTGTCTGACCGCGCCCGCAACGGACGCATCCACGTCATCGCTGAACTGGTAGCCGGCACCAAGCCGTCCGCCAAGGACGCACTGGCTTCGCTGCGCTCTGTCACTGAGCGCAAGAACCTGCTCGTCGTTATCGAGCGCGCCAACGATGTTGCTGCACTTTCCGTGCGCAACCTCCAGGATGTTCACGTTCTGTACGCAGACCAGCTGAACACCTACGACGTGCTCATCTCCGACGACGTGGTCTTCACAAAGGCTGCTTTCGAGGCGTTCGTCGCTGACAAGGCAAAGAACGAGGAGGCCTCCAAGTGA
- the rplR gene encoding 50S ribosomal protein L18 — protein MAIAINKKRTNKSKSAARNRRQLRIRKRITGTAARPRLVVNRSARHMFVQVVDDSKGVTVAYASTLEADLRALDGDKTAKAKRVGELVAKRAKAAGVEAVVFDRGGNKYHGRIAAVADGAREGGLAL, from the coding sequence ATGGCCATCGCAATTAACAAGAAGCGTACGAACAAGAGCAAGTCGGCTGCACGCAACCGTCGCCAGCTTCGTATCCGCAAGCGCATCACCGGTACGGCTGCACGTCCTCGTCTGGTCGTCAACCGTTCGGCACGCCACATGTTCGTCCAGGTTGTCGATGACAGCAAGGGTGTAACCGTGGCTTACGCTTCCACTCTGGAAGCTGACCTTCGTGCACTTGACGGAGACAAGACTGCCAAGGCCAAGCGCGTCGGCGAGCTCGTTGCCAAGCGTGCAAAGGCTGCAGGCGTCGAAGCTGTTGTCTTCGACCGTGGCGGTAACAAGTACCACGGCCGCATCGCCGCCGTCGCTGACGGTGCTCGCGAAGGTGGGCTGGCACTGTGA
- the rplF gene encoding 50S ribosomal protein L6, producing the protein MSRIGRLPITVPAGVEVKLDGSVISVKGSKGELSHTVASPIEVSLEENTLTVTRPNDERNSRSLHGLTRTLIANMIQGVTEGYEKKLEIVGTGYRVQAKGSDLEFALGYSHPVNVSAPEGITFVVEGPTKLSVAGINKQQVGEVAANIRKLRKPDPYKGKGVRYAGEVIRRKVGKAGK; encoded by the coding sequence ATGTCACGTATTGGACGTCTCCCCATCACCGTTCCTGCCGGAGTTGAGGTCAAGCTCGATGGCTCCGTCATCAGCGTCAAGGGTTCCAAAGGCGAGCTGAGCCACACTGTGGCCAGCCCGATCGAGGTCTCCCTGGAAGAGAACACTCTCACGGTCACCCGCCCGAACGACGAGCGCAACTCGCGTTCGCTGCACGGCCTGACCCGCACCCTGATCGCCAACATGATCCAGGGCGTTACCGAGGGCTACGAGAAGAAGCTTGAAATCGTTGGTACCGGTTACCGCGTTCAGGCAAAGGGTTCTGACCTGGAGTTCGCTCTGGGCTACAGCCACCCGGTTAACGTCTCTGCACCCGAAGGCATCACCTTCGTAGTAGAGGGTCCGACCAAGCTCTCTGTTGCGGGTATCAACAAGCAGCAGGTCGGCGAGGTTGCTGCCAACATTCGCAAGCTGCGCAAGCCCGACCCCTACAAGGGCAAGGGTGTCCGTTACGCCGGCGAAGTCATCCGCCGCAAGGTCGGAAAGGCTGGTAAGTAA
- a CDS encoding GH1 family beta-glucosidase, which yields MSVQDSGSVEDLAARLRPGFTLGVAAAAFQIEGSLTADGRGPSGWDAFAEKPGAIVDGGSPTVACDHYNRADEDIALMQELGVDSYRLSLSWPRIQPDGRGAVNQRGLDFYDRLLDKLLAAGISPMVTLYHWDTPLALEHEGGWMNRDTAQRLAEYAAVAARRFGDRVDHWVTVNEPVSVTLQGYALGAHAPGRQLLFDSLPAAHHQLLGHGLAVKALRAEGAKGKIGLSNMHSPVRPASNRLSDRLMAEALDLILNRIYADAVLLGQYPKPSLPLWPWFRSLGPVLDGDLETINQPLDFYGLNYYYPIKVASGRGPAEIPTGQAEEMANIPFHLAAYQEYETTGFGWPEAPEQLATVLKEMKQRYGEALPPIFITEGGASFPEPAHVDGPVPDTNRIAYLAEHLGHAVTATGPGGAAEGVDLRGYYVWTLLDNFEWAAGYSQRFGLVHVDFETLERTPKESFYWLRALARARSRNE from the coding sequence ATGTCCGTCCAGGATTCAGGCTCAGTGGAAGATCTCGCTGCACGCCTGCGGCCAGGTTTCACGTTGGGGGTAGCGGCGGCCGCCTTCCAGATTGAGGGTTCCCTCACGGCTGATGGACGCGGCCCGTCCGGATGGGACGCTTTCGCGGAAAAGCCAGGAGCAATCGTCGACGGCGGCTCCCCCACCGTGGCGTGCGACCATTACAACCGCGCGGATGAAGACATAGCCCTGATGCAGGAGCTGGGCGTCGATTCCTACCGTTTGTCATTGTCATGGCCGAGGATCCAACCCGACGGTCGGGGCGCGGTCAACCAGCGCGGCCTGGACTTCTACGACCGCTTGTTGGACAAGCTCCTGGCCGCCGGCATTTCACCCATGGTCACCCTGTACCACTGGGATACCCCGTTGGCCCTTGAGCATGAGGGCGGCTGGATGAACAGGGACACTGCCCAGAGGCTCGCCGAGTATGCCGCTGTGGCCGCGCGCCGGTTCGGCGACCGGGTGGACCACTGGGTCACAGTGAACGAGCCCGTTTCCGTTACCCTGCAGGGTTACGCATTGGGTGCGCACGCCCCGGGCCGCCAGCTCCTGTTCGACAGCCTGCCTGCAGCCCATCATCAGCTGCTGGGCCATGGCCTGGCAGTCAAAGCACTCAGGGCAGAGGGGGCTAAGGGCAAGATCGGCCTGTCCAATATGCACTCCCCCGTGCGGCCGGCCAGCAACCGGCTCTCGGACCGTCTGATGGCTGAGGCCCTGGACCTGATACTGAACCGCATTTACGCCGACGCGGTCCTTCTTGGCCAATACCCCAAGCCTTCGCTTCCCCTGTGGCCTTGGTTCCGCTCACTGGGTCCCGTGCTCGACGGTGACCTCGAGACAATTAACCAGCCCTTGGATTTCTACGGCTTGAACTACTACTACCCCATCAAGGTGGCTTCCGGGCGGGGGCCTGCCGAGATCCCTACCGGGCAGGCAGAAGAGATGGCCAACATCCCTTTCCACCTTGCCGCCTACCAAGAGTACGAGACCACCGGCTTCGGCTGGCCCGAGGCCCCGGAACAACTCGCCACGGTTCTCAAGGAGATGAAGCAGCGGTACGGGGAGGCCCTGCCACCAATTTTCATCACGGAGGGCGGCGCGAGTTTTCCGGAGCCCGCCCATGTCGACGGTCCTGTCCCGGACACCAACCGCATCGCGTATCTGGCTGAGCATCTGGGCCACGCCGTCACCGCGACGGGTCCCGGCGGCGCTGCGGAAGGCGTGGATCTGCGCGGTTATTACGTGTGGACGCTCCTGGACAACTTCGAGTGGGCAGCGGGCTACTCGCAGAGGTTCGGCCTGGTCCACGTGGACTTTGAAACCCTGGAACGGACCCCGAAGGAATCGTTCTACTGGCTCAGGGCGCTGGCTCGCGCGCGCAGCCGCAACGAGTAG